From one Brassica napus cultivar Da-Ae unplaced genomic scaffold, Da-Ae ScsIHWf_1136;HRSCAF=1612, whole genome shotgun sequence genomic stretch:
- the LOC125596105 gene encoding cell division cycle 20.1, cofactor of APC complex-like: MGLNRTRILAFTNKPPSSTSLHHQHQHQHEPPRRIPQRPERTLDAPGLVDDFYLNVLDWSSANVLAVALANSVCLWDASTGSVTTLVTYGEDQGPVTSLNWAHDGINLGVGLNNGQVHIWDCVTKTLLRTLQGFHHTRVGSLAWNTHILTTGGMDGRIFNNDVRFMSYPVSTYKGHTQEVCGLKWSASGQQLASGGNDRLVHIWDRSTSTQWLHRLRGHTSAVKALAWCPFQSDLLASGGGAEDRKIKFWNTRTGACLNSLDTASQVSSLLWSNNQRELLCSHGSQLTLWKYPSMVKMAELSGHTSRVLSMTQSPDGCTVVSAAGDENLCFWNVFGLPHTTAKKNCSKSSS, encoded by the coding sequence ATGGGTCTTAACCGAACTCGAATCCTCGCATTCACCAACAAACCACCTTCTTCTACTTCTCTTCACCATCAGCATCAGCATCAGCATGAGCCTCCTCGACGCATTCCTCAGCGTCCCGAGAGAACTTTGGATGCTCCTGGCCTTGTGGATGACTTCTATCTCAACGTTCTCGACTGGAGCAGTGCTAATGTCCTAGCCGTTGCCTTGGCCAACTCTGTTTGTCTCTGGGATGCTTCCACTGGCTCCGTGACTACGCTTGTCACGTATGGTGAAGACCAAGGACCTGTCACAAGTCTAAACTGGGCGCATGATGGTATCAACCTTGGAGTTGGGCTCAACAATGGTCAAGTTCACATTTGGGACTGTGTAACCAAGACTCTACTGAGAACATTGCAAGGCTTCCACCACACACGAGTTGGGTCCTTGGCCTGGAACACTCATATATTGACAACCGGAGGAATGGACGGACGTATCTTCAACAACGATGTGCGGTTCATGTCATACCCTGTGTCTACTTACAAGGGTCACACTCAAGAGGTCTGTGGGCTCAAGTGGTCAGCATCTGGTCAGCAACTAGCTAGCGGCGGAAACGACCGTCTAGTACATATATGGGATCGTTCTACTAGTACGCAGTGGCTGCACAGGCTCAGGGGGCATACATCTGCAGTTAAGGCTCTCGCTTGGTGTCCTTTCCAAAGCGATTTGCTTGCATctggcggtggtgcagaagataGGAAGATCAAGTTCTGGAACACTCGCACAGGGGCTTGCTTGAATTCGCTTGACACTGCTTCCCAAGTCTCTTCTCTCTTGTGGAGCAACAATCAAAGAGAGCTGCTTTGCTCACATGGGTCTCAGCTCACACTGTGGAAGTACCCGTCGATGGTGAAAATGGCTGAGCTCTCTGGTCATACGTCAAGAGTTCTATCTATGACCCAGAGTCCAGATGGTTGTACTGTAGTTTCAGCTGCAGGAGACGAGAATCTGTGCTTTTG